One window of the Salvia miltiorrhiza cultivar Shanhuang (shh) chromosome 6, IMPLAD_Smil_shh, whole genome shotgun sequence genome contains the following:
- the LOC130989977 gene encoding probable methyltransferase PMT26 gives MALGKYSRVDARKSSSGYCSTVTIVVFVALCLVGVWMMTSSSVVPGQTTDVSQENKSEERTSVTEISAENKNDATNNEETNTDNVPNDEGKQKQFEDNPGDLPEDATKGDTNANANQVEKNDVPEETEKSTEDKPEKKDDGEERGDGSKNDSEDVEKNKDEVKQDSEAGKTKENTLDNEKKPEEDSGKTDGEKEDGQTEEKVDKENSTEKKDKASEVFPSGAQSELTDESTTQNGSFSTQAAESKNEKEAQKSSGSDNQSKYSWKLCSTTAGPDYIPCLDNLQAIKKLSSTKHYEHRERHCPENPPTCLVPLPEGYQRSIEWPTSREKIWYHNVPHTKLAEIKGHQNWVKVSGEYLTFPGGGTQFKHGALHYIDFIQESVPDIAWGKRSRVVLDVGCGVASFGGFLFDRDVLTMSLAPKDEHEAQVQFALERGIPAISAVMGTVRLPYPGRVFDIVHCARCRVPWHIEGGKLLLELNRLLRPGGFFVWSATPIYQKLAEDVEIWQAMEKLTKAMCWEVVSITKDRINGVGVAVYRKPTTNECYEQRSKSDPPLCQDSDDPSAAWNVPLQACMHKIPVASSERGSQWPEQWPARVQKAPYWLSSSEVGVYGKPAPEDFVSDYEHWKRVVKNSYLKGLGIDWSSVRNVMDMRAVYGGLAAAMRELNIWVMNVVSIDAPDTLPVIYERGLFGIYHDWCESFSTYPRSYDLLHADHLFSKIKKKCNFMALVAEVDRILRPEGKIIIRDNVDVISELEAIFKSMQWDIRMTYSKDKEGLLCAKKSMWRPTDEEKVTYALA, from the exons ATGGCTTTAGGGAAATACTCTAGAGTTGATGCTAGGAAATCGTCATCAGGCTATTGTTCGACAGTCACAATTGTGGTTTTCGTAGCCCTGTGTCTAGTTGGGGTATGGATGATGACGTCTTCCTCTGTAGTCCCTGGTCAGACTACTGATGTTTCACAGGAGAACAAAAGTGAGGAGAGAACATCTGTAACTGAGATCAGTGCTGAGAACAAAAACGATGCCACCAACAATGAGGAGACCAACACTGACAATGTTCCGAATGATGAGGGAAAGCAAAAGCAGTTTGAGGATAACCCTGGGGATTTGCCTGAGGATGCTACCAAAGGGGACACTAATGCAAATGCAAATCAGGTGGAGAAGAATGATGTGCCTGAGGAGACGGAAAAATCCACAGAGGACAAGCCGGAAAAGAAAGACGATGGAGAAGAAAGAGGTGATGGATCGAAAAATGACTCGGAAGATGTTGAGAAAAATAAAGATGAAGTGAAGCAAGATTCAGAAGCTGGAAAGACTAAAGAAAATACTTTAGATAACGAGAAGAAGCCTGAAGAGGATTCAGGTAAAACAGATGGAGAGAAAGAAGATGGTCAGACAGAGGAGAAGGTGGACAAAGAGAATTCCACTGAGAAAAAGGACAAAGCCAGCGAAGTGTTTCCATCTGGGGCCCAATCAGAGCTGACAGATGAATCAACAACTCAAAATGGATCGTTTTCAACTCAGGCTGCAGAGTCAAAAAATGAGAAAGAAGCACAAAAGTCATCTGGATCGGATAACCAAAGTAAATACAGTTGGAAGCTCTGTAGCACCACTGCTGGACCAGATTACATTCCGTGCCTTGATAACTTGCAGGCAATAAAGAAACTTTCATCGACTAAGCATTATGAACACAGAGAGAGACATTGTCCAGAAAATCCGCCTACCTGCCTTGTTCCCCTTCCTGAAGGATATCAACGTTCAATAGAGTGGCCTACTAGCCGGGAAAAG ATTTGGTACCATAATGTTCCCCACACCAAACTTGCAGAAATTAAAGGACATCAAAATTGGGTTAAAGTTAGTGGTGAATACCTTACCTTCCCTGGTGGTGGCACCCAGTTTAAGCATGGCGCTCTTCACTACATTGACTTCATACAAGAG TCTGTGCCTGACATTGCCTGGGGGAAGCGGTCCCGAGTGGTTCTGGATGTTGGCTGCGGAGTTGCTAGCTTTGGTGGTTTCCTCTTTGATAGGGATGTCTTGACAATGTCATTGGCTCCCAAAGATGAGCATGAGGCTCAGGTTCAGTTTGCACTTGAAAGAGGAATTCCGGCAATATCTGCTGTCATGGGTACAGTGAGGCTTCCTTATCCTGGAAGAGTTTTTGATATCGTCCATTGTGCACGTTGCCGGGTGCCCTGGCACATTGAAG GTGGGAAACTTCTCTTGGAGCTGAATCGCTTACTACGACCTGGTGGTTTCTTTGTTTGGTCTGCCACTCCCATTTACCAAAAACTTGCTGAAGATGTTGAGATTTGGCAAG CCATGGAGAAATTGACTAAAGCTATGTGCTGGGAAGTTGTTTCAATAACCAAGGACAGAATAAATGGAGTAGGAGTTGCGGTATATCGCAAACCTACTACAAATGAGTGCTACGAACAAAGGTCAAAGAGTGATCCTCCATTATGTCAAGACTCTGATGATCCTAGTGCTGCCTG GAATGTGCCTCTTCAAGCATGCATGCACAAAATACCTGTTGCTTCTTCAGAACGTGGCTCTCAATGGCCAGAACAATGGCCTGCGAGGGTGCAGAAAGCACCTTACTGGTTGTCAAGTTCGGAGGTCGGAGTTTATGGTAAACCAGCTCCAGAAGATTTTGTGTCCGATTATGAACACTGGAAACGTGTTGTAAAGAACTCATATCTCAAAGGACTTGGAATAGACTGGTCTAGTGTGAGGAATGTCATGGATATGCGAGCAGTCTATGGAGG ATTGGCAGCTGCTATGAGAGAGTTGAATATTTGGGTAATGAATGTTGTCAGTATAGATGCTCCCGACACACTTCCTGTCATTTACGAACGTGGGCTATTTGGAATTTATCACGACTGGTGTGAATCTTTCAGTACCTACCCAAGATCTTATGATCTTCTTCATGCTGACCACCTCTTCTCCAAGATTAAAAAGAA GTGTAATTTCATGGCCTTGGTGGCGGAAGTTGATCGGATTTTGAGACCCGAAGGAAAGATCATCATCCGGGACAATGTGGATGTCATCAGTGAGCTTGAGGCCATATTCAAATCTATGCAGTGGGATATTCGCATGACCTACTCTAAGGACAAGGAAGGATTGCTTTGCGCTAAGAAATCTATGTGGCGACCTACAGACGAAGAGAAGGTAACATACGCCCTTGCTTGA